A window of Ruania suaedae contains these coding sequences:
- a CDS encoding 3-oxoacyl-ACP reductase: MNDTYLDLVNSGATKQVAKKLGLPRPARLRRTDTDPASVDSPLLPGDDVLLLGTGPEADAVAEALLAWDLDVHRTLPQGSIGAVVLVLTGLEHPEQMSSAALGLGGALRSLAPSGRVVTLSRPAEGAEPQVAAARHGVDGFLRSVAKELRAGATGNGIVVSDGVAVDAPSVTGALRFLLSARSAFVSGQFVHVTTPDGAAPADWTRPLEGRVAVVTGAARGIGSSIARVLARDGAQVIGVDVPAAGEQLARVMNEVRGTALQLDITGENAAARLIELARARYGRIDAVVHNAGILRDKLLANMTPEKWDAVVAVNIAAQLRMNDALLTAAASSDLAPDGLRLVSLASTSGIAGNRGQTNYGYTKAAVIGMTRSLAPRLAEQGGTANAVAPGFIETEMTAKIPPVPRQIARRANSLQQGGLPVDVAEAIAFLLSPQAGGINGDVLRVCGQNLVGQ; the protein is encoded by the coding sequence ATGAACGACACGTACCTGGACCTGGTCAACTCCGGAGCCACCAAGCAGGTGGCGAAGAAGCTCGGCCTGCCGAGGCCGGCGCGGCTGCGGCGCACCGACACAGACCCTGCCTCGGTCGACAGCCCGCTGCTGCCCGGGGACGACGTGTTGCTGCTCGGCACCGGCCCGGAGGCGGACGCGGTGGCCGAGGCCCTCCTGGCCTGGGATCTGGACGTGCACCGCACTCTCCCCCAGGGCAGCATCGGGGCGGTCGTGCTCGTGCTCACCGGCCTGGAGCACCCCGAGCAGATGAGCTCCGCCGCCCTCGGCCTCGGCGGCGCCCTGCGCTCGCTGGCCCCCAGCGGCCGCGTCGTGACCCTCTCCCGGCCCGCCGAGGGCGCCGAGCCGCAGGTCGCGGCGGCCCGCCACGGCGTCGACGGCTTCCTGCGCTCGGTCGCCAAGGAGTTGCGCGCGGGCGCCACCGGTAACGGGATCGTGGTCTCCGACGGCGTGGCCGTGGACGCGCCGAGCGTCACCGGAGCGCTGCGCTTCCTGCTCTCGGCCCGGTCGGCCTTCGTCTCCGGCCAGTTCGTGCATGTCACCACCCCCGACGGCGCAGCCCCCGCGGACTGGACGCGTCCGCTGGAGGGGAGGGTCGCCGTCGTGACGGGGGCCGCCCGCGGGATCGGGTCCTCGATCGCCCGGGTGCTCGCACGGGACGGCGCGCAGGTGATCGGGGTGGACGTACCGGCCGCCGGCGAGCAGCTCGCGCGGGTGATGAACGAGGTGCGCGGGACCGCGCTGCAGCTGGACATCACCGGCGAGAACGCTGCTGCACGCCTGATCGAGCTGGCCCGCGCCCGGTACGGCCGGATCGATGCCGTGGTGCACAACGCCGGCATCCTGCGCGACAAGCTGCTGGCCAATATGACCCCGGAGAAGTGGGACGCGGTGGTCGCGGTCAATATCGCCGCCCAGTTGCGGATGAACGACGCACTGCTGACCGCGGCAGCGTCGTCGGACCTGGCCCCGGACGGCCTCCGGCTGGTCTCCCTGGCCTCGACGTCGGGGATCGCCGGCAACCGCGGACAGACCAACTACGGCTACACCAAGGCGGCGGTGATCGGGATGACCCGGTCGCTGGCCCCGCGGCTGGCCGAGCAGGGCGGGACGGCGAATGCCGTCGCCCCCGGGTTCATCGAGACCGAGATGACGGCGAAGATCCCCCCGGTGCCGCGCCAGATCGCCCGCCGCGCGAACTCCCTGCAGCAGGGTGGGCTACCGGTGGACGTAGCCGAGGCCATCGCCTTCCTGCTCTCCCCGCAGGCCGGCGGGATCAACGGTGACGTGCTGCGGGTGTGCGGACAGAACCTGGTGGGCCAGTGA
- a CDS encoding siderophore-interacting protein — MPKGVAQRAEVVSNERVTPHMVRLVLSAPGGGALEVDPEGYTDTYVKVLLPRPGTSVVEPFDLEEVKERIPAEDWPVMRTYTIRAWDPETGHATIDFVVHGDEGIAGPWAATAQPGDQVQLFGPGRGYAPDPGADWHLLVGDESALPAIAATLEAMPEGAVVHAFVEVADPAEEQPVLTVARAEVTWIHRSASEGSQPGEALVAAVRGLDRPAGRVHAFVHGDADVVKQLRSFLRFECGVDKADLSASGYWKRGTNDDQWRTMKREWVAQMEAEEARRSA, encoded by the coding sequence GTGCCCAAGGGAGTGGCGCAGCGCGCCGAGGTCGTCAGCAACGAGCGGGTCACCCCGCACATGGTGCGGCTGGTGCTCAGCGCACCGGGCGGCGGCGCGCTGGAGGTGGACCCGGAGGGATACACCGACACCTACGTCAAGGTGCTGCTGCCCCGCCCCGGAACCAGCGTCGTCGAACCCTTCGACCTGGAGGAGGTCAAGGAGCGGATCCCGGCCGAGGACTGGCCGGTGATGCGCACCTACACGATCCGCGCCTGGGACCCCGAGACCGGGCACGCCACGATTGACTTCGTCGTGCACGGCGACGAGGGCATCGCCGGGCCCTGGGCCGCTACCGCGCAACCGGGTGATCAGGTGCAGCTCTTCGGCCCGGGGCGCGGGTACGCACCCGACCCGGGCGCCGACTGGCACCTGCTGGTGGGGGACGAGAGTGCACTGCCGGCGATCGCCGCCACGCTGGAGGCCATGCCCGAGGGTGCGGTGGTCCACGCCTTCGTCGAGGTCGCCGACCCGGCCGAGGAGCAGCCGGTGCTGACAGTCGCCCGTGCGGAGGTCACCTGGATCCACCGCTCGGCCAGCGAGGGATCGCAGCCGGGGGAGGCGCTGGTGGCGGCGGTACGCGGGCTCGACCGCCCCGCCGGCCGGGTCCACGCTTTCGTCCACGGCGACGCGGACGTGGTCAAGCAGCTGCGGTCCTTCCTGCGCTTCGAGTGCGGCGTGGACAAGGCCGACCTCTCGGCTTCGGGCTACTGGAAGCGCGGGACCAACGACGACCAGTGGCGCACGATGAAGCGCGAGTGGGTCGCCCAGATGGAGGCCGAGGAGGCGCGCCGCTCGGCGTAG
- a CDS encoding cobalamin biosynthesis protein CobW, translating into MSEPVRPVAVLATIDPVDREIALLSALADRPDVPALVHDITIDQGTSRLRRRVLRGQDVVEDEWVELEHVCPSCAVREDAGPTVARLVREPGVTGVLLALPPGAELLPATAGLTGALAAEDAPGVVAAGICCIAAEVLPGALLGEEEAGERGIALAPEDDRAVAEVVLGQLPPADLVVLDGGARGRGRDLADALRRHGSDLVADIHADWLTGALGMRHDLAHAEAHLHATSASPGVGAAAARVDEHGWQSDASDVWTLDLHTPVALHPGRLLAQIDAVANGPRVIWGRFWVPNRPDSVCGLYGGGRQISVGVADEWGQQECSTRWLVVGAGPGREEVLAAFERAVLTSEETAAGLLPWLDRADPLEPYLGARST; encoded by the coding sequence ATGTCCGAGCCGGTCCGTCCCGTTGCCGTCCTCGCCACCATCGACCCGGTCGATCGCGAGATCGCGTTGCTGAGCGCGCTGGCCGACCGCCCGGATGTGCCGGCGCTGGTGCACGACATCACCATCGACCAGGGCACGTCCCGGTTGCGGCGCCGGGTGCTACGGGGCCAGGACGTGGTCGAGGACGAGTGGGTGGAGCTCGAGCACGTGTGTCCTTCGTGCGCGGTCCGTGAGGATGCCGGCCCGACCGTCGCCCGCCTGGTGCGCGAGCCCGGGGTCACGGGAGTGCTGCTCGCGCTGCCGCCGGGTGCCGAGCTGTTGCCCGCCACGGCCGGTCTGACGGGGGCGCTCGCGGCCGAGGATGCGCCGGGTGTGGTGGCGGCGGGGATCTGCTGCATCGCTGCCGAGGTGCTGCCGGGCGCGCTGCTCGGCGAGGAGGAGGCCGGGGAGCGGGGTATCGCGCTCGCCCCGGAGGACGACCGTGCCGTGGCCGAGGTGGTCCTCGGCCAGCTCCCACCGGCCGATCTGGTGGTCCTCGACGGCGGTGCCCGGGGCCGCGGCCGCGATCTTGCCGATGCCCTGCGCCGGCACGGCAGTGACCTGGTGGCCGACATCCACGCCGACTGGCTCACCGGGGCGTTGGGGATGCGGCACGACCTCGCCCATGCCGAGGCGCACCTGCACGCCACCAGCGCCAGTCCGGGCGTCGGCGCGGCGGCCGCCCGGGTGGACGAGCACGGCTGGCAGAGCGATGCCTCCGACGTCTGGACGCTCGACCTGCACACCCCGGTGGCGCTGCACCCGGGGCGGTTGCTGGCCCAGATCGATGCGGTGGCGAACGGGCCACGGGTGATCTGGGGCCGGTTCTGGGTGCCGAACCGGCCGGACTCGGTGTGCGGGCTCTACGGCGGTGGCCGGCAGATCTCGGTCGGGGTCGCCGACGAGTGGGGGCAGCAGGAGTGCAGTACCCGCTGGCTGGTCGTGGGTGCCGGGCCGGGGCGCGAGGAGGTCCTCGCTGCCTTCGAGCGGGCCGTGCTCACCTCAGAGGAGACCGCGGCGGGCCTGCTGCCGTGGCTCGATCGCGCCGACCCGCTGGAGCCCTACCTCGGAGCGCGCAGCACCTGA
- a CDS encoding TetR/AcrR family transcriptional regulator, whose amino-acid sequence MNSVTADPGPGRDSADEGTDGRSRRWDAHRAERRRVLARAARRAVHHSGPDLSMDELAAAMETSKSIVYRYFADKAGLQSAVGELVLEEMAEAFDAAAHADSEPRERLRAMVGVYASMIARSPHVYRFITRTGDGAAGSGGAQLAELSLFQATISASVEIPLRDVLAAAGSDPRLASAWAVGVVGFVRGVGDRWLGDNPTGTADTSDDRPSADTLADLVTDWLWRGAGAFLHPTSSSREHS is encoded by the coding sequence GTGAACAGCGTCACAGCAGATCCGGGGCCCGGGCGCGACTCGGCCGACGAGGGAACGGACGGGCGGTCCCGCCGGTGGGATGCCCATCGGGCCGAGCGCCGGCGCGTGCTGGCGCGCGCCGCCCGCCGCGCCGTGCACCACTCCGGCCCCGACCTGTCGATGGACGAGCTCGCCGCCGCCATGGAGACCTCGAAGTCGATCGTCTACCGCTACTTCGCCGACAAGGCGGGGCTGCAGAGTGCGGTGGGCGAACTCGTCCTGGAGGAGATGGCCGAGGCCTTCGACGCCGCTGCCCATGCCGACTCCGAGCCGCGTGAGCGGCTGCGCGCGATGGTCGGCGTGTACGCCTCGATGATCGCCCGGTCCCCCCACGTCTACCGCTTCATCACGAGGACCGGGGACGGCGCGGCCGGCAGCGGTGGCGCCCAGCTCGCTGAGTTGTCGCTGTTCCAGGCCACCATCTCGGCCTCGGTGGAGATCCCGCTGCGCGACGTGCTCGCCGCCGCCGGGTCAGATCCCCGCCTCGCCTCCGCATGGGCCGTCGGCGTCGTCGGATTCGTCCGGGGCGTGGGAGACAGGTGGCTCGGCGACAACCCGACCGGCACTGCCGACACCTCCGACGATCGCCCGTCGGCCGACACCCTGGCCGACCTGGTGACCGACTGGCTCTGGCGTGGCGCCGGAGCCTTCCTCCACCCGACCTCATCCTCCCGGGAGCACTCATGA
- the rpsN gene encoding 30S ribosomal protein S14, producing the protein MAKTSKVARNEQRKQTVARYAAVRAELKKASVDPHRSADEREAAMRALHRLPRDASPTRVRNRDVADGRPRGHLRRFGLSRVRLREMALRGELPGVTKSSW; encoded by the coding sequence ATGGCCAAGACCTCGAAGGTCGCCCGCAACGAGCAACGCAAGCAGACGGTGGCACGCTACGCCGCCGTGCGCGCCGAGCTGAAGAAGGCCTCGGTGGACCCTCACCGCAGCGCCGACGAGCGCGAGGCCGCGATGCGCGCCCTGCACAGGCTGCCGCGCGATGCCAGCCCGACCCGCGTGCGCAACCGCGACGTGGCCGACGGCCGCCCCCGCGGGCACCTGCGCAGGTTCGGCCTCTCGCGGGTGCGGCTGCGTGAGATGGCACTGCGCGGAGAGCTGCCCGGCGTCACCAAGTCCAGCTGGTAG
- the rpmG gene encoding 50S ribosomal protein L33 — translation MAKKSSEVRPKVVIESTAGTGHRYITEKNRRNDPDRLVLKKYDPKIRRHVDFKETR, via the coding sequence ATGGCCAAGAAGTCCAGCGAGGTACGGCCCAAGGTCGTGATCGAGTCCACCGCCGGGACCGGCCACCGCTACATCACCGAGAAGAACCGGCGCAACGATCCCGACCGGCTCGTACTGAAGAAGTACGACCCGAAGATCCGCCGCCACGTCGATTTCAAGGAGACCCGCTGA
- a CDS encoding MaoC/PaaZ C-terminal domain-containing protein, whose product MTAPGAEKILPEVPGLGGLYASALARSARLMVRAGRGSSSLPQVSYRVDGVRPDLEQLTAYQHLLGEAAGDVLPAGFVHVTGFGLAMAVMARADFPLPLLGMVHVANQVHQHEPVHATDEVSVRAWAERLRAHRSGTQVDLVVEVTRAQDVDPVWTGRSTYLAKGQRLPGLALLETTEERDDPWAHGYGEPAVRWRLPKDTGRRYAQVSGDRNPIHLSALAAKAFGFPRAIAHGMDTAARALAAVDSSRVSRAESFTWDVSFGKPVLLPSTVAVSMRHEGAAVRYAGWNQRSGKEHFRGAVTPLA is encoded by the coding sequence GTGACCGCGCCCGGCGCGGAGAAGATCCTGCCCGAGGTGCCCGGCCTGGGCGGGCTGTACGCGAGCGCGCTGGCGCGGTCGGCCCGGCTGATGGTACGGGCCGGGCGCGGGTCCTCCTCGCTGCCGCAGGTGAGTTACCGCGTCGACGGCGTCCGGCCCGACCTCGAGCAGCTGACCGCCTACCAGCACCTGCTCGGCGAAGCGGCCGGGGACGTGCTGCCCGCCGGTTTCGTGCACGTCACCGGCTTCGGACTGGCCATGGCGGTGATGGCGCGCGCGGACTTCCCGCTACCGCTGCTGGGCATGGTGCACGTGGCCAACCAGGTCCACCAGCACGAGCCGGTGCACGCCACCGACGAGGTGTCCGTGCGCGCCTGGGCCGAGCGGCTGCGGGCCCACCGCTCCGGCACCCAGGTGGACCTCGTCGTCGAGGTGACGAGGGCGCAGGACGTCGATCCGGTGTGGACCGGTCGCTCGACGTATCTCGCCAAGGGGCAGCGCCTGCCCGGGCTCGCACTGCTGGAGACCACCGAGGAACGCGACGATCCGTGGGCGCACGGGTACGGCGAGCCCGCCGTCCGCTGGCGCCTGCCGAAGGACACCGGACGCCGGTATGCGCAGGTCTCCGGGGACCGCAACCCGATCCACCTCAGCGCGCTGGCGGCGAAGGCGTTCGGCTTCCCCCGCGCGATCGCGCACGGGATGGATACCGCGGCGCGCGCGCTCGCAGCGGTGGACTCCTCCCGGGTGAGCCGGGCGGAGTCGTTCACCTGGGACGTCAGCTTCGGCAAGCCGGTGCTGCTGCCCTCGACCGTCGCGGTGTCCATGCGGCACGAGGGAGCGGCCGTGCGCTATGCGGGCTGGAACCAGCGCTCCGGCAAGGAACACTTCCGCGGCGCCGTGACCCCGTTGGCCTGA
- the ykgO gene encoding type B 50S ribosomal protein L36, with amino-acid sequence MKVRASLRSLKNQPGSIVVRRRGKTYVINKKNPRLKARQG; translated from the coding sequence ATGAAGGTACGCGCATCCCTGCGTTCGCTGAAGAATCAGCCCGGCTCGATCGTGGTCCGCCGTCGTGGCAAGACCTACGTGATCAACAAGAAGAACCCGCGCCTGAAGGCCCGTCAGGGCTGA
- a CDS encoding acetyl-CoA C-acetyltransferase, whose product MAPKPDQSNPPTAAGTRAAVIGSNRIPFGKAGGAYRSASNLDMLTAALSGLVARYGLQDERLGDVSAGAVLKHSRDFNLTREAVLGSGLDAHTPAFDVQRACGTSVETVVSIANKIALGQVASGVAGGVDTTSDAPIVVTDRLRKTLLQLSRAKTLQQRLGLMARLRPADLAPVAPNVNEPRTGLSMGEHQAITTRRWGITREAQDEIALASHRNLAAAYENGLFDDLVTPYRGLVRDESLRADTTAEKLAKLKPVFGKDSPDASITAGNATPLSDGAAAVLLGTDAWAAERGLPVLAHVVDAESAAVDFARGEEGLLMAGAYAVPRLLARHDLSLADFDFVEIHEAFASTVLTTMAAWADEEFMATKVGLPALGELDRSRLNVAGSSLAAGHPFAATGARIVGTLAALLHQKKLNDDGAGSSAPVRGLISVCAAGGQAVAMILEA is encoded by the coding sequence ATGGCACCGAAGCCCGACCAGAGCAACCCACCCACGGCAGCCGGCACCCGCGCCGCCGTCATCGGCTCCAACCGGATCCCGTTCGGCAAGGCGGGCGGCGCCTACCGCTCGGCCTCGAACCTGGACATGCTCACGGCCGCGCTCAGCGGACTCGTGGCCCGTTACGGCCTGCAGGACGAGCGCCTCGGCGACGTCTCCGCCGGCGCCGTGCTCAAGCACTCCCGCGACTTCAACCTCACCCGCGAGGCCGTCCTCGGCTCCGGGCTCGATGCGCACACCCCCGCCTTCGACGTCCAGCGCGCCTGCGGCACCAGCGTGGAGACGGTCGTGTCGATCGCCAACAAGATCGCCCTGGGCCAGGTCGCCTCCGGTGTCGCCGGCGGCGTGGACACCACCTCCGACGCCCCGATCGTGGTCACCGACCGGCTGCGCAAGACGCTGCTCCAGCTCAGCCGCGCCAAGACGCTCCAGCAGCGCCTCGGCCTCATGGCGCGGTTGCGCCCGGCCGATCTGGCGCCGGTGGCCCCGAACGTGAACGAGCCCCGCACCGGCCTCTCGATGGGTGAGCACCAGGCGATCACCACCCGCCGCTGGGGCATCACCCGCGAGGCGCAGGACGAGATCGCGCTCGCCTCCCACCGCAACCTCGCGGCCGCCTACGAGAACGGCCTCTTCGACGACCTCGTCACCCCCTACCGCGGCCTCGTGCGCGATGAGTCGCTGCGGGCCGACACCACCGCGGAGAAGCTCGCGAAGCTCAAGCCGGTCTTCGGCAAGGACTCCCCGGACGCCTCGATCACCGCCGGCAACGCCACCCCCCTGTCCGACGGCGCAGCCGCGGTCCTGCTGGGCACCGACGCGTGGGCCGCCGAGCGCGGCCTGCCGGTGCTGGCGCACGTGGTGGACGCCGAGTCGGCCGCCGTGGACTTCGCCCGGGGTGAGGAGGGCCTGCTGATGGCCGGCGCCTATGCCGTGCCCCGGCTGCTGGCCCGCCACGACCTGAGCCTCGCCGACTTCGACTTCGTCGAGATCCACGAGGCCTTCGCCTCGACCGTCCTGACGACGATGGCCGCCTGGGCCGACGAGGAGTTCATGGCCACCAAGGTCGGGCTGCCCGCCCTGGGTGAGCTGGACCGGTCCCGCCTGAACGTGGCGGGCTCCTCGCTCGCCGCCGGCCACCCGTTCGCCGCCACCGGCGCGCGGATCGTGGGCACCCTGGCCGCCCTGCTGCACCAGAAGAAGCTGAACGACGACGGCGCCGGCTCCTCCGCCCCCGTGCGCGGGCTGATCTCGGTCTGCGCAGCCGGCGGGCAGGCCGTCGCGATGATCCTGGAGGCCTGA
- a CDS encoding nucleoside deaminase: MSEQDGSGQSLDHESARAWLAIAVAEARTGLAEGGVPIGAALMGPDGEVLGRGRNRRVQDGDPSAHAETDAFRAAGRQRSYRGTTMVTTLSPCWYCTGLIRQFGISRLVVGEATTFTGGHGDLERLGVEVVVLEDHECLALMRDFIAARPDLWFEDIGVEAPDGPRAAPQP, from the coding sequence ATGAGCGAGCAGGACGGCAGCGGGCAGAGCCTCGACCACGAGTCGGCACGGGCATGGCTGGCGATCGCGGTCGCGGAGGCCCGCACGGGTCTGGCCGAGGGCGGGGTGCCGATCGGCGCAGCACTCATGGGCCCTGACGGCGAGGTGCTGGGCCGCGGCCGCAACCGTCGCGTGCAGGACGGCGACCCCTCGGCTCACGCCGAGACCGACGCCTTCCGCGCGGCCGGCCGGCAGCGAAGCTACCGCGGGACCACCATGGTCACCACGCTCTCGCCGTGCTGGTACTGCACCGGGCTGATCCGCCAGTTCGGCATCTCCCGCCTGGTGGTGGGGGAGGCGACCACCTTCACCGGCGGCCACGGCGATCTCGAGCGGCTCGGCGTCGAGGTGGTTGTGCTCGAGGATCACGAGTGCCTCGCGCTGATGCGCGACTTCATCGCCGCCCGGCCCGACCTCTGGTTCGAGGACATCGGGGTCGAGGCGCCGGACGGCCCCCGTGCCGCGCCTCAGCCCTGA
- a CDS encoding acyl-CoA dehydrogenase family protein translates to MSTTADRTAASDLTLDTRVVADLLDGRWGTYRRQVRDLMLDERLRRQENLSVREHRDRVLEQARYLVELDVVNRAFPERLGGHDDPGGNLAGFEELVVADPSLQIKAGVQWGLFGAAILHLGTEKHHDRLLPGAMDLSVPGGFAMTETGHGSDVAAIGTTATYDPQTEEFEIHTPFRGAWKDYIGNAADHGLAAVVFAQLITGGVNHGVHAFYVPIRETGPDGAAGEFLPGIGGEDDGLKGGLNGVDNGRLHFDHVRIPRENLLNRYGDVAADGTYSSPIDSPGRRFFTMLGTLVQGRVSLGGAAVVVAKMALATAVRYGNERRQFTGADEDVETVLLDYQQHQRRLLPLIARTYAAQFMHNQLGQRFDEVFSGEHDSDEDRQDLETLAAASKPMSTWLALETIQQAREACGGTGYMAENKFVTWRQDMDVYATFEGDNHVLLQLVGKRLLTDYGREMATMDVAGAVRWVADRAVDMTLHRTPLRRAAQSIQDGGSRARSAGEIRDPEAQRELLEDRVESMVEEIALALRAGKGAPADVQQALFNSHQHDLIEAARAHAELLQWEAFTEALGGIRDDQTRKVMTWLRDLFGLVTIEKNLAWYLINGRISGQRARTVTSYINRLLPRLRAHAGSLVEAFGYTDKHVGAVIGSGVEGQRQREAREYYRRRRAAGQEPVSEKSQKKR, encoded by the coding sequence ATGAGCACCACAGCGGACCGCACCGCGGCGTCCGACCTGACCCTCGACACCCGCGTCGTGGCCGACCTGCTCGACGGGCGGTGGGGCACCTACCGCCGGCAGGTGCGGGACCTGATGCTCGATGAGCGGCTACGCCGGCAGGAGAACCTGAGCGTGCGCGAGCACCGGGACCGGGTGCTCGAACAGGCGCGCTACCTGGTCGAGCTCGACGTCGTCAACCGGGCCTTTCCCGAGCGGCTCGGCGGGCATGACGACCCGGGCGGCAACCTCGCCGGCTTCGAGGAGCTCGTCGTGGCCGATCCCTCGCTGCAGATCAAGGCCGGCGTGCAGTGGGGCCTCTTCGGTGCGGCGATCCTGCACCTGGGCACCGAGAAGCACCATGACCGCCTGCTGCCGGGTGCGATGGACCTGAGCGTGCCGGGCGGATTCGCCATGACCGAGACCGGTCACGGCTCCGATGTGGCCGCGATCGGCACCACCGCCACGTACGACCCGCAGACCGAGGAGTTCGAGATCCACACCCCGTTCCGCGGGGCGTGGAAGGACTACATCGGCAATGCGGCCGACCACGGGCTCGCCGCCGTGGTGTTCGCGCAGCTGATCACCGGTGGCGTCAACCACGGCGTGCACGCGTTCTACGTGCCCATCCGCGAGACCGGGCCGGACGGTGCCGCCGGGGAGTTCCTGCCCGGCATCGGCGGGGAGGACGACGGTCTCAAGGGCGGTCTGAACGGGGTCGACAACGGCCGCCTGCACTTCGACCACGTGCGCATCCCGCGCGAGAACCTGCTCAACCGCTATGGCGACGTCGCTGCTGACGGGACCTACAGTTCCCCCATCGACAGCCCCGGGCGGCGCTTCTTCACCATGCTCGGCACCCTCGTCCAGGGGCGGGTGTCCCTCGGTGGTGCCGCAGTGGTGGTCGCCAAGATGGCCCTGGCCACGGCCGTGCGCTACGGCAACGAGCGCCGGCAGTTCACCGGCGCCGACGAGGACGTGGAGACGGTGCTGCTCGACTATCAGCAGCACCAGCGCCGGCTGCTGCCGCTCATCGCGCGCACCTACGCCGCCCAGTTCATGCACAACCAGCTCGGGCAGCGCTTCGACGAGGTCTTCTCCGGTGAGCACGACTCCGACGAGGACCGGCAGGACCTGGAGACCCTCGCTGCGGCGTCCAAGCCGATGAGCACCTGGCTCGCGCTGGAGACGATCCAGCAGGCCCGTGAGGCCTGCGGCGGGACCGGGTACATGGCCGAGAACAAGTTCGTGACCTGGCGCCAGGACATGGACGTCTATGCCACCTTCGAGGGCGACAACCATGTCCTGCTGCAGCTCGTGGGCAAGCGCCTGCTCACCGACTACGGCCGCGAGATGGCCACCATGGACGTGGCCGGTGCCGTGCGGTGGGTGGCCGACCGCGCCGTGGACATGACACTGCACCGCACGCCGCTGCGACGCGCCGCGCAGTCGATCCAGGACGGCGGCTCGCGGGCCCGCTCCGCCGGCGAGATCCGTGACCCCGAGGCCCAGCGGGAGCTGCTCGAGGACCGGGTGGAGTCGATGGTCGAGGAGATCGCGCTGGCGCTCCGGGCCGGCAAGGGTGCGCCGGCGGACGTGCAGCAGGCGCTGTTCAACTCCCACCAGCACGATCTCATCGAGGCGGCCCGGGCTCACGCCGAGCTGCTGCAGTGGGAAGCCTTCACGGAGGCGCTCGGCGGCATCCGTGACGACCAGACCCGCAAGGTCATGACCTGGCTGCGGGATCTGTTCGGGCTGGTGACGATCGAGAAGAACCTGGCCTGGTACCTGATCAACGGGCGCATCTCCGGCCAGCGGGCCCGCACGGTCACTTCCTACATCAACCGCCTGCTGCCTCGGCTGCGAGCCCACGCGGGCTCGCTCGTGGAGGCCTTCGGGTACACCGACAAGCACGTCGGTGCGGTGATCGGCTCCGGCGTCGAGGGTCAGCGTCAGCGTGAGGCGCGCGAGTACTACCGGCGCCGCCGGGCGGCGGGCCAGGAACCGGTGAGCGAGAAGAGCCAGAAGAAGCGCTGA
- the rpmB gene encoding 50S ribosomal protein L28, with translation MSAHCQLTGAAPRFGNTISHSHRRTSRRFNPNIQKRTYWVPSLGRRVTLRLSARAIKTIDTIGIESAIARIRRRGEKV, from the coding sequence ATGTCCGCTCACTGCCAACTCACCGGAGCCGCACCGCGGTTCGGCAACACGATCTCCCATTCCCACCGGCGCACCTCGCGCCGGTTCAACCCGAACATCCAGAAGCGCACCTACTGGGTCCCCTCACTCGGGCGGCGGGTCACGCTGCGCCTGAGCGCCCGCGCGATCAAGACGATCGACACCATCGGGATCGAGTCGGCCATCGCGCGCATCCGACGCCGAGGGGAGAAGGTCTGA
- a CDS encoding MBL fold metallo-hydrolase, with protein MEISDGVLVLTSRTMHTTSTVLYEGGDAVVVDPAWHADELSALADLLAARGLAVRLGWATHAHHDHVLWHPRLGRAPRLASPAAAREADTRRTEIRTALDLPAELLALAGLLEPHDGGRLPWRGPRAEILVHDAHAAGHSALWLPGPRVLIAGDMLSDVEIPLLETSTPEQYRAGLDLLAPYVEQAEALIPGHGTLARAGTADSPVSRLAADRRYLNRAGGDDPRLRAAPDWLHEAHAQNLRRLP; from the coding sequence GTGGAGATCTCCGACGGGGTGCTGGTGCTCACCTCACGCACGATGCACACCACCAGTACCGTCCTGTACGAGGGTGGCGACGCCGTCGTGGTGGATCCGGCGTGGCACGCCGACGAGCTCTCGGCCCTGGCCGACCTGCTGGCGGCCCGGGGCCTGGCGGTGAGGCTCGGCTGGGCGACACACGCCCATCACGACCACGTCCTGTGGCACCCGCGGCTGGGGCGTGCCCCACGGCTCGCCAGCCCGGCCGCCGCCCGCGAGGCCGATACCCGTCGAACCGAGATCCGCACCGCGCTCGATCTGCCGGCCGAGCTGCTGGCCCTGGCAGGCCTCCTCGAGCCCCACGACGGCGGCCGGCTCCCCTGGCGGGGACCGCGCGCCGAGATCCTCGTCCACGACGCCCACGCCGCCGGGCACAGCGCCCTATGGCTGCCGGGGCCGCGGGTGCTGATCGCCGGTGACATGCTCTCCGACGTCGAGATCCCGCTGCTGGAGACCAGCACCCCGGAGCAGTACCGTGCCGGCCTGGACCTGCTCGCCCCGTACGTGGAGCAGGCGGAGGCCCTCATCCCCGGGCACGGCACCCTCGCCCGGGCGGGCACGGCCGACTCCCCGGTGAGCAGGCTCGCCGCGGACCGCCGCTACCTGAACCGAGCCGGTGGGGATGATCCGCGGCTGCGCGCGGCGCCGGACTGGCTGCACGAGGCCCACGCGCAGAACCTGCGCCGGCTGCCGTGA